One Anser cygnoides isolate HZ-2024a breed goose chromosome 4, Taihu_goose_T2T_genome, whole genome shotgun sequence genomic region harbors:
- the SPP1 gene encoding osteopontin, translated as MKVTVLCLCLISVAAAWPIKSKQHAISASSEEKYDPRGHHSHRQHHDLVNSHSQELLQHPQNDLASLQQTLYSSEENAENVPVKPHFPDVPSKSHEAVDDDNDDDDDNDSNDTDESDEVVTDFPTDIPVTAPSPPFPFTRGDNAGRGDSVAYRMKAKASMVKSSKLRKAARKLIADDATEEDESALHGDSQQVGLWQKELAAHRAPGKRAVSGEWLDKSHERDSSELTHHQSMENDSRQKFDSPEVEGGDSQDGVRGDGRHSMESRERRVSAAASIPTIDDTSNQTLESAENAREHHSIENNEVTI; from the exons ATGAAGGTGACAGTTCTTTGCTTATGCCTTATCAGCGTTGCTGCTGCATGGCCG ATTAAATCCAAGCAGCATGCCATTTCTGccagctctgaagaaaaatac gaCCCCAGGGGCCATCACTCGCACAGACAACACCACGACCTTGTGAATTCTCACTCTCaagagctcctgcagcacccgcAGAATGACCTGGCATCACTTCAGCAG aCTCTTTactcttcagaagaaaatgctgaaaatgtccCGGTAAAACCG CACTTTCCTGATGTGCCAAGCAAGAGCCACGAGGCTGTGGATGACGATaacgatgatgatgatgataatgattCCAATGACACCGACGAGTCTGATGAGGTTGTCACAGACTTTCCAACAGACATCCCAGTAACGgcaccctcccctcccttccctttcacCCGTGGGGACAACGCAGGCAGGGGCGACAGCGTGGCATACAGGATGAAGGCCAAAGCCAGCATGGTGAAATCGAGCAAGCTCCGCAAAGCTGCCAGAAAG CTCATTGCAGACGATGCCACAGAGGAAGATGAGAGTGCCCTGCATGGGGACAGCCAGCAAGTGGGGCTCTGGCAGAAGGAACTGGCTGCCCACCGTGCCCCAGGGAAGCGCGCTGTCAGTGGAGAGTGGCTGGACAAGAGCCATGAGCGGGACAGCAGCGAGCTCACCCATCACCAGAGCATGGAAAATGACAGCCGTCAGAAATTCGACAGCCCcgaggttgagggaggtgacaGCCAGGATGGTGTCAGAGGAGATGGCCGCCACAGCatggagagcagggagagacGGGTCAGCGCAGCTGCCAGCATCCCCACTATTGATGACACCAGCAACCAGACATTGGAGAGTGCTGAGAATGCTCGAGAGCATCACAGCATTGAAAACAATGAAGTCACAATTTGA
- the IBSP gene encoding integrin-binding sialoprotein — protein MRTALLLACLLAMASAFSVKSWLRRVGADDSEENAVFKNRRRYYLYRYAYLPQQRYQGSDSSEEEGDGSEEEEEGEGGVPSHPGTQVAGEGVAPGDGGLGGDAAYPQKGCKGAPKGKGGDEDSDEEEEEEEEEEEVEEQESSVNGTSTNTTAGTEGPHGNGTAAAEEEEEEDEEEEEEEEEEEEPEATTVAATTGLVEATTAGDGEHTEATTAEEQWEYVVTAGGRGDEGPTEGSYGDHEGYARGDSYRAYEDEYGYYKGHGYDVYGQDYYYSQ, from the exons ATGAGGACAGCGCTGCTGCTCGCCTGCCTGCTGGCCATGGCCTCCGCCTTCTCG GTGAAGAGCTGGCTGCGGCGAGTGGGGGCGGACGACTCGGAGGAAAACGCG GTGTTCAAGAACCGTCGCCGGTACTACCTGTACCGCTACGCCTACCTGCCGCAACAACGCTACCAG GGCAGCGACTCCTCGGAGGAAGAGGGGGACGGCtcggaggaagaggaggagggggaaggtggG gTACCGTCCCACCCAGGAACCCAGGTGGCAGGCGAGGGGGTGGCCCCTGGGGAcggcgggctggggggggatgcTGCATACCCCCAAAAG GGCTGTAAGGGGGCCCCAAAGGGCAAGGGTGGGGATGAAGACAGcgatgaggaggaagaggaggaggaggaggaggaagaggtagaggagcaggagagcagcGTCAATGGGACGAGCACCAACACCACGGCGGGGACGGAGGGGCCCCATGGCAATGGCACCGCGGcagccgaggaggaggaggaggaagatgaggaggaggaggaggaagaggaggaagaggaggaaccTGAAGCAACCACTGTGGCTGCCACCACCGGGCTGGTCGAGGCGACCACGGCAGGCGACGGGGAGCACACTGAGGCCACCACGGCTGAGGAGCAGTGGGAGTACGTGGTGAcggccgggggccgcggggacgAGGGCCCCACCGAGGGCAGCTACGGGGATCACGAGGGTTACGCACGTGGGGACAGCTACCGGGCGTACGAGGATGAGTACGGCTACTACAAGGGGCATGGCTACGACGTCTACGGCCAGGATTACTACTATAGCCAGTGA
- the MEPE gene encoding matrix extracellular phosphoglycoprotein: MEITPPLPSPASAGAPSPDKWPWAGADWLWAPPWATLNFSQGHRAPSVACRDQPLRSTGNPPCPTAPGATRPHHRCGALHGVMLCPRKPPRMRAALLCLCLLGAVLPTPVPLPPARVSGNCAGQHRILLKGCNTKHGFYIFKYVYSFSTRRNQTQIKKEKADEQSAVPVHQPGEEDGEAPVRGSGGRYALEDGYSPKPENRSTPGSRRESHAPRLGASTHVGPTLASLEGSGDMDLVSLEEVNGGEDILLQSIRPGGPRGDSDGGDGSDGGVWGVLVDRAVTAGRERVSAARGAGDEGSGDVTTPGRGRAGSTGGMGTGRAAVSSVTEKEEDVHMDAEGVDEFAYIPDVGAITITRGLPGSAGVTEITPEDEVKIFIGRANIHMGEHGGTPGSTSASSEDGAVPTVGTTGPWGQPEGLAATDTPHHRDSITSSPGGGRSTENDGSGATAVPSGLGLMVPIPEGSTKGDVTVTAVVNGHGDHGDKVRGEGPRSRGRPAVTSGGASSMASSGLTTGDCSTTASTLAGHTSRSAVAGQGGSGEVGTASPVKDGPKARLKEAELGKAVRTEAASSPRRAAARLASGRAHTGDAVGTAARVPGAPRLRGSPRARAQHPEGSKASPSASAGGFVRLHGGRRLVGLAALERSRQLDQVRHADELHLHQRALYSLGGVGGSPPMPPRAHAGRWSADSSQSSEGERGSRSGSGEEDGWGARRGAARFHHGPSGPL; encoded by the exons ATGGAAATtactccccccctccccagcccagcgtCCGCAGGCGCTCCCAGCCCTGACAAATggccctgggcaggagctgaTTGGCTCTGGGCCCCCCCCTGGGCAACTTTAAATTTCAGCCAAGGGCACAGAGCCCCCAGCGTCGCCTGCAGGGACCAGCCTCTGAGGAGCACAGGTAACCCCCCCTGCCCTACTGCCCCTGGGGCCACCCGCCCACACCACAGGTGCGGAGCCCTCCACGGGGTGATGCTGTGCCCCCGGAAGCCGCCCAGGATGCGTGCAgccctcctctgcctctgcctgctgggcGCCGTGCTGCCCACGCCC GTACCGCTGCCACCGGCCAGGGTGAGTGGGAACTGCGCTGGACAGCACCGG atACTGTTGAAAGGCTGCAACACCAAGCACGGCTTCTACATCTTCAAATATGTGTACTCGTTTTCCACACGGAGGAACCAGACGCAGATAAAG aaggaaaaggctgaTGAGCAGAGCGCTGTCCCCGTGCACCAGCCAGgagaggaggatggggaggcTCCGGTGCGAGGCAGCGGAGGCCGCTATGCGCTGGAGGATGGGTACAGCCCCAAGCCTGAAAACCGCAGCACCCCGGGTAGCCGCAGGGAGAGCCATGCTCCACGCCTGGGTGCCAGCACGCATGTGGGTCCCACCTTGGCTAGCTTGGAGGGCAGTGGTGACATGGATTTGGTGTCGCTGGAGGAGGTCAACGGTGGCGAGGacatcctcctgcagagcatcCGCCCTGGTGGCCCCCGTGGGGACAGCGATGGAGGGGATGGGAGTGATGGTGGTGTgtggggggtcctggtggacagggCTGTGACAGCTGGGCGGGAGAGGGTCTCGGCtgccagaggggctggggacgaGGGCAGCGGCGATGTCACCACGCCTGGCCGAGGGCGGGCAGGCAGCACAGGTGGCATGGGGACAGGACGCGCCGCTGTCAGCTCTGTCACCGAGAAGGAGGAGGACGTCCACATGGACGCCGAAGGCGTGGATGAGTTTGCGTACATTCCCGATGTGGGTGCCATCACCATCACcagggggctgccgggcagTGCTGGTGTCACAGAGATCACCCCAGAGGATGAGGTGAAGATCTTCATCGGGAGGGCTAACATCCACATGGGTGAGCACGGTGGCACCCCGGGCAGCACCAGCGCTAGCAGCGAGGATGGCGCCGTCCCCACCGTGGGGACCACTGGGCCCTGGGGGCAGCCTGAGGGACTGGCTGCCACAGACACCCCACACCACAGGGACAGCAtcaccagcagccctgggggtgGCCGTTCCACAGAGAATGATGGGAGCGGTGCCACCGCTGTCCCCAGTGGACTAGGGTTGATGGTCCCAATCCCTGAGGGAAGCACCAAGGGTGACGTTACTGTCACCGCAGTGGTCAACGGCCATGGGGACCATGGCGACAAGGTGAGAGGTGAGGGGCCAAGGTCCAGGGGGAGGCCTGCTGTCACAAGCGGGGGTGCCAGCAGCATGGCATCCTCAGGACTGACCACAGGGGACTGCAGCACCACTGCCAGCACACTGGCTGGGCACACAAGCAGGAGCGCCGTTGCAGGGCAAGGAGGCAGCGGGGAGGTGGGAACGGCATCCCCAGTGAAGGACGGGCCCAAGGCCCGGCTGAAGGAAGCTGAACTCGGAAAGGCGGTGAGGACGGAGGCAGCGTCATCACCCAGGAGGGCAGCGGCGAGGCTGGCCTCTGGCAGAGCCCACACAGGGGATGCCGTTGGGACCGCCGCCAGAGTGCCGGGAGCCCCCAGGCTGCGGGGCAGCCCCCGAGCCCGGGCCCAGCACCCCGAGGGCAGCAAGGCATCGCCCTCGGCCTCAGCAGGGGGCTTCGTCCGCCTGCATGGAGGCCGGAGGCTGGTAGGTCTGGCGGCGCTGGAGCGCTCCAGGCAGCTGGACCAGGTGAGGCACGCCGACGAGCTCCACCTGCACCAGCGGGCCCTGTACAGCCTCGGCGGGGTAGGGGGCAGCCCCCCGATGCCCCCCCGCGCCCACGCCGGCCGCTGGAGCGCCGACAGCAGCCAGTCCTCGGAGGGGGAGCGAGGCAGCCGCAGCGGGAGCGGCGAGGAGGACGGGTGGGGTGCCCGGAGGGGGGCGGCGCGGTTCCACCATGGCCCCTCTGGTCCTCTCTAA
- the LOC106041859 gene encoding dentin matrix acidic phosphoprotein 1 gives MKAALLALLMLWAAAYAHPVHNHLSAPLEPEDTVPGDEVRVLGPLLGSGNLGHLRASMGPGDSGDRDLAVGNHVEQDLAKHDGLPAWPADEEDDSGDDTLDGEEGEGPSYGTGDGGGHGGSSSSSSSSESAMAQHRYSRYRGSFRRGGGSSSSQEDEEESAGLGGEGMQGDDPSVFDNLGRGRRVRGASISPREDGDSRSPEAEDTDSTEDSPSAEEKSNSQEDSQASRSGEDEDSHDEDRDSPSREASDEEASDEEASDEEASDEEAKESTESAEDGSEEAVSTPEGRSGSREERASPEDRSAPSDLDSEEEQSKSREEEEESKSTEDSLESEEDGNGSKPDEDAPSASAESHSASPEGSDEDDEDEDNTTGEDSTSTESTNSASPEDEDDEQSHSQEDASSPRSLGSESRKRRLDAYRRKPAADYDDNDCQDGY, from the coding sequence GACACGGTGCCGGGGGATGAGGTGAGGGTACTGGGCCCCCTCCTGGGCAGTGGAAACCTCGGTCACCTTCGTGCCAGCATGGGGCCAGGGGACAGCGGTGACAGGGACCTCGCTGTTGGGAACCACGTGGAGCAGGACCTTGCCAAGCATGACGGGCTGCCTGCCTGGCCCGCGGACGAGGAGGACGACAGTGGGGACGACACCTTGGACGGTGAAGAGGGTGAAGGGCCCAGCTATGGCACTGGGGATGGTGGAGGAcatggtggcagcagcagcagcagcagcagcagtgagagtGCAATGGCCCAGCACCGCTACAGCAGGTACCGTGGCAGCTTcaggcggggagggggcagcagcagtagccaggaggacgaggaggagagCGCCGGCTTGGGCGGTGAAGGCATGCAGGGCGATGACCCCTCAGTTTTCGACAATCTGGGCAGAGGGCGACGTGTCCGGGGGGCCTCTATCAGCCCCcgggaggatggggacagccGGTCCCCGGAGGCCGAGGACACTGACTCCACGGAGGACAGCCCCTCAGCTGAGGAGAAGAGCAACTCGCAGGAGGACAGCCAGGCCAGCAGGTCTGGGGAGGACGAGGACAGCCATGATGAGGACAGGGATAGCCCCTCCAGGGAGGCCTCAGATGAGGAGGCCTCAGATGAGGAGGCCTCAGATGAGGAGGCCTCAGATGAGGAGGCTAAGGAGTCCACAGAGTCTGCAGAGGATGGCTCAGAGGAGGCAGTGAGCACGCCAGAGGGGCgcagtggcagcagggaggagcgGGCGTCCCCTGAGGACAGGAGCGCACCATCTGACCTCGACAGcgaggaagagcagagcaagtccagggaggaggaggaggagagtaAGTCTACAGAGGACAGCTTGGAATCAGAGGAGGATGGGAACGGCTCCAAACCTGATGAGGATGCTCCGAGTGCATCGGCCGAGAGCCACAGCGCATCCCCGGAGGGCAGTGACGAGGATGACGAGGATGAAGACAACACAACAGGCGAGGACAGCACATCCACAGAGAGCACCAACAGTGCGTCCCCAGAGGATGAGGATGATGAGCAGAGCCACTCCCAGGAGGACGCCAGCTCTCCGCGCAGCCTGGGCAGCGAGAGCCGCAAGCGGCGGCTGGACGCCTACCGCAGGAAGCCAGCCGCTGACTATGACGACAACGACTGCCAGGATGGGTACTGA